A single window of Montipora capricornis isolate CH-2021 chromosome 14, ASM3666992v2, whole genome shotgun sequence DNA harbors:
- the LOC138031974 gene encoding uncharacterized protein, with protein sequence MADKQGESSAEFWHKNLHTIPKFTNAFIEKFASDHLPIKATLTRGYKFFHESYIHDVEVRLAMNDDEGVTIRAKCYRSMKKNEEPHNLLVVFKREREPCVDSFRCSCAAGQGLCHHIIGLMYTLAHYQMLGMKSVPPVISKTSRPQTWHIPNRADGVKPRPVMDVTVQKLKNPTQQSAQVKKKRKVSGVTSTVYKPFEESLWSLDLPTILSPIFEGLNPKPGFLRVWPDDDEDVLLTESNYGLVPKGSVLSYQQSLPSKKTAAATNLSLPVPDFQLPVFTHPPTVLSEKQQLHYDSLTVTMEQALEYEEQTREQSASKDWHRLRKHRLTASNFKQICSRRKDHETLSARLLNSKVVQTAAMKYGIEHEEEAAQQYVQQFGRNVFPVGFVINPSLPHLGCSPDRRVYDATENHSWGLLEIKCSMSDYLSDLKYLKVNERSGTYSLRKTHAYYHQAMGCIGLTGSAWEDFFVYCRKEFHCERIYYDADYFSEMLEKLNMFYFNFHLSSVQ encoded by the exons ATGGCGGACAAGCAAGGTGAAAGTTCTGCTGAGTTTTGGCACAAAAATCTTCATACCATACCCAAATTTACGAACgcttttattgaaaaatttgCGTCAGACCATCTTCCGATTAAGGCAACGCTGACAAGAGGATACAAATTCTTCCACGAGTCTTACATTCACGATGTCGAAG TTAGACTTGCTATGAATGATGATGAGGGAGTCACGATTCGTGCGAAGTGCTACAGAAGCATGAAGAAAAATGAAGAGCCGCACAATCTTCTTGTCGTGTTCAAACGTGAAAGAGAGCCTTGCGTCGATTCGTTTCGTTGCAGTTGTGCTGCTGGCCAGGGGCTTTGCCATCATATTATCGGCTTAATGTACACGCTGGCGCATTACCAGATGCTAGGAATGAAAAGTGTGCCACCAGTTATATCTAAAACATCGAGACCTCAG ACTTGGCATATCCCTAACCGAGCAGATGGTGTCAAGCCTCGCCCAGTTATGGATGTCACTGtacaaaaattaaagaatcCCACCCAGCAGTCAGCCCAagtaaaaaagaaacgaaaagtcTCTGGTGTGACAAGTACTGTTTATAAGCCTTTTGAAGAATCACTCTGGTCCCTTGATTTACCAACGATCCTAAGTCCAATATTTGAGGGGCTTAATCCTAAGCCTGGTTTTCTGAGAGTATGGCCAGATGATGACGAAGATGTCCTATTAACAGAGAGCAACTATGGGCTAGTTCCCAAAGGATCTGTTTTATCCTACCAACAGTCCCTTCCAAGTAAAAAGACTGCAGCTGCAACAAACCTCAGTCTTCCTGTGCCTGACTTTCAGCTTCCAGTTTTTACCCACCCTCCAACTGTACTGTCTGAGAAACAACAACTGCACTATGATTCCCTGACTGTCACCATGGAACAGGCCCTAGAATATGAAGAGCAGACCAGAGAACAATCTGCTTCTAAGGACTGGCACCGACTACGAAAGCATCGTCTAACCGCCTCAAACTTCAAGCAAATCTGCTCCAGGAGAAAGGATCACGAAACACTTTCAGCCAGGCTTCTGAACAGCAAAGTTGTGCAAACAGCAGCAATGAAGTATGGCATAGAGCATGAGGAAGAAGCAGCTCAACAATATGTCCAGCAGTTTGGTAGAAATGTTTTTCCAGTGGGCTTTGTGATAAACCCTTCCCTCCCACACCTAGGCTGTAGCCCAGATAGAAGGGTTTATGATGCAACAGAAAATCATTCATGGGGTctgttggaaattaaatgttCCATGTCTGACTATTTGTCAGACCTTAAGTATCTAAAGGTAAATGAAAGAAGTGGTACCTATAGTTTAAGAAAGACCCATGCTTATTATCACCAAGCCATGGGTTGTATAGGACTAACAGGTAGTGCATGGgaggatttttttgtttattgtcGCAAAGAGTTTCATTGTGAGAGAATTTACTATGATGCTGATTATTTTTCTGAAATGCTTGAAAAACTCAACATGTTTTATTTCAACTTTCATTTGTCTTCTGTACAGTGA